In the Ramlibacter tataouinensis TTB310 genome, one interval contains:
- a CDS encoding SMP-30/gluconolactonase/LRE family protein: MPTLVDAIEPRFAVLAGQAAAPECLHEGGLWLEGPLWLPDSQQLLFSDIPRDVVLRWVPGLGVGVFSRGGFQNGRTRDGQGRIVFCEHGGRRLMARGLDGLQAVLASHHAGGRLNSPNDVVARPDGSLWFTDPDYGILSDYEGHRAPSEQAACHVFRLAPGAAEPQPVVAAMVKPNGLAFSPEGRWLYVADSGGSHIPGTPPEIRRFAVGPGGEIEAAGVLARLDCGLPDGMAVDEEGNVWSSAGDGVHCFAPDGRLLGRLRLGCVSSNLCFGGPQGRRLFITTAQRLLAVDVGVRGAPELR, translated from the coding sequence GTGCCGACCCTGGTCGACGCGATAGAGCCGCGTTTCGCCGTGCTGGCGGGGCAGGCCGCGGCCCCGGAATGCCTGCATGAGGGCGGGCTGTGGCTGGAAGGGCCGCTGTGGCTGCCGGACAGCCAGCAGCTGCTGTTCTCCGACATTCCGCGCGACGTGGTGCTGCGCTGGGTTCCTGGCCTGGGCGTCGGCGTGTTCAGCCGCGGGGGCTTCCAGAACGGGCGCACGCGGGACGGCCAGGGGCGCATCGTCTTCTGCGAGCACGGCGGGCGCCGGCTGATGGCCCGCGGCCTGGATGGCTTGCAGGCGGTGCTGGCCAGCCACCATGCGGGCGGGCGCCTGAACTCGCCCAACGACGTGGTGGCGCGGCCGGACGGCAGCCTCTGGTTCACCGATCCCGACTACGGCATCCTGAGCGACTACGAGGGGCACCGGGCGCCTTCGGAGCAGGCCGCCTGCCACGTGTTCCGCCTGGCGCCGGGCGCCGCCGAGCCGCAGCCTGTGGTCGCCGCCATGGTCAAGCCCAACGGGCTGGCGTTCTCGCCGGAGGGACGATGGCTGTACGTGGCCGACAGCGGCGGCTCGCACATCCCCGGCACGCCGCCGGAGATCCGCCGCTTCGCGGTGGGGCCTGGGGGTGAGATCGAGGCCGCCGGCGTGCTGGCCAGGCTGGACTGCGGCCTGCCCGACGGCATGGCGGTGGACGAGGAAGGCAACGTCTGGAGCAGTGCCGGCGACGGTGTCCATTGCTTCGCCCCGGATGGCCGCCTGCTGGGCAGGCTGCGCCTGGGCTGCGTGAGCAGCAACCTCTGCTTCGGCGGGCCGCAGGGCCGGCGGTTGTTCATCACCACGGCGCAGCGGCTGCTGGCCGTGGACGTCGGGGTGCGCGGCGCGCCCGAGCTTCGCTGA
- the folP gene encoding dihydropteroate synthase codes for MHWQTTRHRIDLATPRVMGIVNLTPDSFSDGGRHAGTRPALAHCEELVAQGAHILDLGAESSRPGTAPVSLEEERARLLPVLREALSLGVPVSVDTYKPALMREVLDLGADIVNDIWALRQPGAREAVAAHPSCGVCLMHMHGEPRTMQRVPMEGDAVPQVLAFLQEQTAALGRLGVDKARVVWDAGIGFGKTVEQNFALLARQHELLAGGHPLLAGWSRKSSLGAVTGLAVHERLAPSVAAALLAVERGARIVRVHDVRETAAALQVWNSTISAVLPAQGRAGRSNP; via the coding sequence ATGCACTGGCAGACCACACGCCACCGGATCGACCTGGCCACGCCCCGGGTGATGGGCATCGTCAACCTCACGCCCGATTCGTTCTCGGACGGCGGGCGCCACGCCGGCACCCGCCCGGCCCTGGCCCATTGCGAGGAACTGGTCGCCCAGGGCGCCCACATCCTGGACCTGGGCGCCGAGTCCAGCCGCCCCGGCACCGCGCCCGTGTCCCTGGAGGAGGAGCGCGCCCGGCTGCTGCCGGTGCTGCGCGAGGCGCTGTCGCTGGGCGTGCCGGTTTCGGTCGACACCTACAAGCCGGCGCTGATGCGCGAGGTGCTGGACCTGGGGGCGGACATCGTCAACGACATCTGGGCGCTGCGCCAGCCCGGTGCGCGCGAGGCGGTGGCGGCCCACCCGTCCTGCGGCGTGTGCCTGATGCACATGCACGGCGAGCCGCGGACCATGCAGCGTGTCCCGATGGAAGGCGACGCCGTGCCGCAGGTTCTGGCGTTCCTGCAGGAGCAGACCGCGGCGCTGGGCCGGCTGGGCGTGGACAAGGCGCGCGTCGTGTGGGATGCGGGCATAGGCTTCGGCAAGACCGTGGAGCAGAACTTCGCGCTGCTGGCGCGCCAGCACGAGCTGCTGGCCGGCGGCCATCCGCTGCTGGCGGGGTGGTCGCGCAAGTCATCGCTGGGCGCCGTCACCGGCCTGGCGGTGCACGAGCGCCTGGCGCCCAGCGTCGCGGCGGCGCTGCTGGCGGTGGAGCGCGGCGCCCGCATCGTGCGGGTGCATGACGTCAGGGAAACAGCGGCCGCGCTGCAGGTATGGAACTCTACAATTTCGGCTGTTTTGCCGGCACAAGGCCGGGCAGGGAGGAGCAATCCATGA
- the glmM gene encoding phosphoglucosamine mutase has protein sequence MSRKYFGTDGIRGTVGQPPITPDFVLRLAHAVGRVLKQNESRPTVLIGKDTRISGYMLESALESGFNSAGVDVVLLGPLPTPGVAYLTRAQRASLGVVISASHNPYADNGIKFFSALGTKLPDEWEAAVEAALDEQPVWADSANLGKARRLDDAAGRYIEFCKSTFEPNFTLRGIKIVVDAAHGAAYHIAPLVFHELGAEVHGIGCAPDGLNINKGVGATHPEALVAAVKEQDAHFGIALDGDADRLQVVDAHGRLYNGDELLYLIVCDRLARGEKVPGAVGTLMTNMAVELALRERGVEFVRAKVGDRYVLEELEKRGWLLGGEGSGHLLALDKHTTGDGLISALQVLRACAHSSRSLSQLLQDVQLFPQTLINVRLAPGQDWKRNEQLASTTRAVERELEGQGRVLIRASGTEPLLRVMVEARDAQQARNSAERLAQAVRAG, from the coding sequence ATGAGCAGGAAGTATTTCGGCACCGACGGCATCCGTGGCACCGTGGGCCAGCCGCCCATCACGCCCGATTTCGTTTTGCGGCTGGCGCATGCGGTGGGCCGCGTGCTCAAGCAGAACGAGTCCCGCCCCACGGTGCTGATCGGCAAGGACACGCGCATCTCCGGCTACATGCTCGAGAGCGCGCTGGAATCGGGCTTCAACTCCGCCGGCGTCGACGTGGTGCTGCTGGGGCCGCTGCCCACGCCGGGGGTGGCCTACCTCACGCGCGCCCAGCGTGCCAGCCTGGGCGTGGTGATCAGCGCCAGCCACAACCCGTACGCCGACAACGGCATCAAGTTCTTCAGCGCGCTGGGTACCAAGCTGCCCGACGAGTGGGAGGCGGCGGTCGAGGCCGCGCTGGACGAGCAGCCGGTCTGGGCCGACTCGGCCAACCTGGGCAAGGCACGCCGGCTGGATGACGCGGCCGGCCGCTACATCGAGTTCTGCAAGAGCACCTTCGAGCCCAACTTCACGCTGCGCGGCATCAAGATCGTGGTCGACGCCGCGCACGGCGCGGCCTACCACATCGCGCCGCTGGTGTTCCACGAGCTGGGCGCCGAGGTGCACGGCATCGGCTGCGCGCCCGACGGCCTGAACATCAACAAGGGCGTGGGCGCCACCCATCCGGAGGCACTGGTCGCGGCCGTGAAGGAGCAGGACGCGCACTTCGGCATCGCGCTGGACGGGGACGCCGACCGGCTGCAGGTGGTCGATGCCCATGGCCGGCTCTACAACGGCGACGAGCTGCTGTACCTGATCGTGTGCGACCGGCTGGCGCGCGGCGAGAAGGTGCCCGGCGCGGTGGGCACCCTGATGACCAACATGGCCGTCGAACTGGCGCTGCGCGAGCGCGGCGTCGAGTTCGTGCGCGCCAAGGTGGGCGACCGCTACGTGCTGGAGGAGCTGGAAAAGCGCGGCTGGCTGCTGGGCGGCGAGGGCTCCGGCCACCTGCTGGCGCTGGACAAGCACACCACGGGCGACGGCCTGATCAGCGCGCTGCAGGTGCTCAGGGCCTGCGCGCACAGCAGCCGCAGCCTGTCGCAGCTGCTGCAGGACGTCCAGCTGTTCCCGCAGACGCTGATCAACGTGCGCCTGGCGCCCGGCCAGGACTGGAAGCGCAACGAGCAGCTGGCCAGCACCACCCGCGCCGTCGAGCGCGAGCTGGAAGGCCAGGGCCGCGTGCTGATCCGCGCCAGCGGCACCGAGCCCCTGCTGCGCGTGATGGTCGAGGCGCGCGACGCGCAGCAGGCGCGCAACAGCGCCGAACGGCTGGCACAGGCGGTGCGGGCCGGGTGA
- a CDS encoding MOSC domain-containing protein, which produces MTGRGQVVAVHRSGSHSFSKFTEDEGIVLVPGLGVQGDAHAGATVRHRSRVARDPSQPNLRQVHLIHAKLFDELVQAGFAVFPGELGENVTTRGLDLLALPAGTRLRLGTSAQVEITGLRNPCAQIDRFQPGLTAAVLERDAQGRLVRKAGVMAVVLEGGPVRPGDAIEAVRPALPHRPLVPV; this is translated from the coding sequence ATGACAGGCCGCGGCCAGGTGGTGGCGGTCCATCGCAGCGGCAGCCACAGCTTCAGCAAGTTCACCGAGGACGAAGGCATCGTCCTGGTCCCGGGCCTGGGCGTGCAGGGCGACGCCCATGCCGGCGCCACGGTGCGGCACCGCTCCCGCGTGGCGCGCGATCCTTCGCAGCCCAACCTGCGCCAGGTTCACCTGATCCATGCCAAGCTGTTCGATGAGCTGGTGCAGGCCGGCTTCGCCGTGTTCCCGGGCGAGCTGGGCGAGAACGTCACCACCCGCGGCCTGGACCTGCTGGCCCTGCCCGCCGGCACCCGTCTGCGCCTGGGCACGTCGGCGCAGGTCGAGATCACCGGCCTGCGCAATCCCTGCGCGCAGATCGACCGCTTCCAGCCCGGACTGACGGCCGCCGTGCTGGAACGCGATGCCCAGGGCCGGCTGGTGCGCAAGGCCGGCGTGATGGCCGTCGTGCTCGAGGGCGGGCCGGTGCGCCCGGGCGATGCGATCGAAGCCGTGCGGCCGGCGCTGCCGCACCGGCCGCTGGTGCCGGTGTAA